A single Halarcobacter anaerophilus DNA region contains:
- the mltG gene encoding endolytic transglycosylase MltG, with amino-acid sequence MKNIKRNKIIALIIFNIIELFLIASIAVLFYLNIPLSSTKVIYIPKGSTSSIISHLNKNGYETNIIDKIVVRTFGYPQNGWIDLKQHYMTKGDFLYKITKSKAALRSITLIPGETSYIFLQHLAQKFNLSLEKLQKIYDQYAYKNDGNILAETYSLPYGMKEDHLLFYLFSQTNKHYEEFSRKIFGYYDKKKWYFYITIASIIQKEAASVDEMPLVSSVIYNRLRKNMALQMDGTLNYGKYSHMKVSAKRIREDNSSYNTYRNKGLPASPVCAVSLNAIKAAIFPVKSDYLYFVKDNKTGLHKFTNSYSTHVKNIKANRGVKKSYTKNKEEETNIDKEAKKIMKTDVSKQNPSSIKDLWNNIK; translated from the coding sequence ATGAAAAATATCAAAAGAAATAAAATAATAGCCTTAATAATTTTTAACATAATCGAATTATTCCTCATAGCATCTATTGCCGTACTTTTTTATTTAAATATCCCGCTAAGTTCAACGAAAGTGATATATATTCCCAAAGGTAGTACGAGCAGCATTATATCTCATTTAAATAAAAATGGTTATGAAACAAATATTATAGACAAAATTGTCGTACGAACTTTCGGATATCCTCAAAACGGCTGGATAGACTTAAAACAGCATTATATGACAAAAGGTGATTTTCTTTATAAAATTACAAAATCAAAAGCTGCACTAAGAAGCATAACTTTGATCCCGGGAGAAACTTCTTATATCTTTTTACAGCACTTAGCACAAAAATTTAATTTGTCTTTGGAAAAATTACAAAAAATATATGATCAATATGCATATAAAAATGATGGAAATATACTTGCCGAAACTTACTCTTTACCATATGGAATGAAAGAAGATCATCTTCTTTTTTACCTTTTTTCTCAAACAAATAAACATTATGAAGAGTTTTCAAGAAAAATATTCGGATATTATGATAAAAAAAAGTGGTACTTTTATATAACAATTGCTTCAATTATTCAAAAAGAAGCTGCAAGTGTAGATGAGATGCCTTTAGTTTCAAGCGTGATTTATAATAGACTTAGAAAGAATATGGCATTACAAATGGACGGAACTTTAAATTACGGGAAATATTCCCATATGAAAGTCTCTGCAAAAAGAATAAGAGAAGATAACTCTTCATATAATACCTATAGAAACAAAGGACTGCCTGCAAGTCCCGTATGTGCAGTAAGTTTAAATGCAATAAAAGCGGCAATTTTCCCCGTAAAAAGTGATTATCTATATTTTGTTAAAGATAATAAAACAGGTTTACATAAATTTACAAACTCTTATTCTACACATGTAAAAAATATTAAAGCAAACAGAGGTGTGAAAAAAAGTTACACAAAAAACAAAGAAGAAGAGACAAATATTGATAAAGAGGCTAAAAAAATAATGAAAACAGACGTTTCTAAGCAAAATCCCTCATCAATTAAAGATTTATGGAACAATATAAAATAA
- a CDS encoding NADP-dependent isocitrate dehydrogenase, whose product MSKIIYTKVDEAPALATYSFLPIIRAFTKSSGIQMVQKDISLAGRIIANFPENLTDEQKIGDALAELGALTQDPKANIIKLPNISASIPQLKAAIKELQAKGYNVPNYDESEEITARYAKILGSAVNPVLREGNSDRRAPSAVKNYAKNNPHRMGEWKKDSKTNVAHMNADDFYGTEVSTTLDHEDNFKITFIGKDGTETVLKAELPLEDKEVIDATKMSAKSLQEFYQKSIDEAKEKDVLLSLHLKATMMKVSDPIMFGFAVKVFFKDLIEKHGALFDELGVNFNNGLGDLYSKLDQVDADKKAEIEADIEAIYKKQPRLAMVNSAKGITNLHVPSDVIIDASMPAMIKGGGKMWNAEDKEEDTLAMIPDRCYATTYQVVIDDCKENGALDPRTMGSVPNVGLMAKKAEEYGSHDKTFQAQGDGKIVVTNKAGETVFSFDVDKGDIFRMCQAKDAPIKDWVKLAVNRARLSNTPAVFWLDKNRGHDAQMIKKVETYLKDHDLTGLEISIMAPDDAIKYSLKRMREGKDTISVTGNVFRDYNTDLFPILELGTSAKMLSIVPLMQGGGLFETGAGGSAPKHVQQFLEENYLRWDSLGEFMALAASFEHLGNTQDNQKAKVLSKTLDKATGTFLLNDKSPARKLGSIDNRGSHFYLAMYWAQELAAQNEDAQLKAEFEPIAKALSENEEKIVAELVAPHGTPADIGGYYLPNDEKASAAMRPSATLNAIIG is encoded by the coding sequence ATGTCAAAAATCATTTATACAAAAGTTGATGAAGCACCAGCCTTAGCAACATACTCTTTCTTACCTATTATCAGAGCTTTTACAAAAAGTTCAGGTATTCAAATGGTACAAAAAGATATCTCATTAGCAGGGAGAATTATCGCCAACTTCCCTGAGAATTTAACAGATGAACAAAAAATCGGTGATGCATTAGCAGAACTTGGAGCTTTAACTCAAGATCCTAAAGCGAATATTATTAAATTACCGAATATTTCTGCTTCAATTCCACAATTAAAAGCAGCAATCAAAGAGTTACAAGCAAAAGGTTACAACGTACCTAACTATGACGAATCAGAAGAGATTACCGCAAGATATGCAAAAATCTTGGGATCAGCTGTAAACCCTGTTCTTAGAGAAGGAAACTCAGACAGAAGAGCTCCTAGTGCAGTTAAAAATTATGCTAAAAACAATCCTCATAGAATGGGTGAATGGAAAAAAGATTCAAAAACTAACGTAGCGCATATGAATGCAGATGATTTTTACGGTACTGAAGTATCTACTACTTTAGATCATGAAGATAACTTTAAAATTACTTTTATTGGAAAAGACGGGACTGAAACTGTATTAAAAGCAGAATTACCTCTTGAAGACAAAGAAGTTATTGATGCAACAAAAATGAGTGCTAAATCTTTACAAGAGTTTTATCAAAAATCAATTGATGAAGCTAAAGAAAAAGATGTACTTTTATCTTTACACTTAAAAGCAACAATGATGAAAGTTTCAGATCCGATTATGTTCGGTTTTGCAGTAAAAGTATTTTTCAAAGACTTAATTGAAAAACACGGAGCACTATTTGATGAATTAGGTGTTAATTTCAATAACGGTTTAGGTGATTTATACTCTAAACTAGATCAAGTTGATGCAGATAAAAAAGCTGAAATCGAAGCAGATATTGAAGCAATTTACAAAAAACAACCAAGATTGGCAATGGTTAATTCAGCTAAAGGTATTACAAACTTACATGTTCCTTCAGATGTAATTATTGATGCATCTATGCCTGCTATGATAAAAGGCGGAGGTAAAATGTGGAATGCTGAAGATAAAGAAGAAGATACTTTGGCAATGATTCCTGATAGATGTTATGCTACAACATATCAAGTGGTAATTGATGATTGTAAAGAAAACGGTGCTCTTGATCCAAGAACAATGGGAAGTGTACCAAATGTAGGACTTATGGCTAAAAAAGCCGAAGAGTACGGAAGTCATGATAAAACATTCCAAGCTCAAGGTGACGGTAAAATTGTTGTTACAAATAAAGCCGGCGAAACTGTATTTAGTTTTGATGTTGACAAAGGTGATATTTTCAGAATGTGCCAAGCTAAAGATGCACCAATCAAAGATTGGGTTAAATTAGCGGTTAACAGAGCAAGATTATCAAATACTCCGGCAGTATTCTGGTTAGATAAAAACAGAGGACATGATGCTCAAATGATTAAAAAAGTTGAAACATACTTAAAAGATCATGATTTAACAGGATTAGAAATCTCTATCATGGCTCCTGATGATGCTATTAAATACTCTTTAAAAAGAATGAGAGAAGGTAAAGATACTATTTCAGTAACAGGAAACGTATTTAGAGATTATAACACAGACCTTTTCCCAATCTTAGAACTTGGAACATCTGCTAAAATGTTATCTATTGTTCCATTAATGCAAGGTGGAGGATTATTTGAAACAGGTGCAGGAGGATCGGCTCCTAAACATGTTCAACAATTTTTAGAAGAGAACTACTTAAGATGGGACTCTTTAGGTGAATTTATGGCATTAGCTGCTTCATTTGAGCATTTAGGAAATACTCAAGATAATCAAAAAGCAAAAGTATTATCAAAAACTTTAGACAAAGCAACAGGAACTTTTCTTTTAAATGACAAATCTCCTGCAAGAAAATTAGGTTCAATTGATAATAGAGGAAGTCATTTCTATTTAGCAATGTATTGGGCGCAAGAACTAGCTGCACAAAATGAAGATGCTCAACTAAAAGCAGAATTTGAACCAATAGCTAAAGCATTATCGGAAAATGAAGAAAAAATCGTAGCTGAATTAGTTGCACCACACGGTACTCCTGCAGATATCGGTGGATATTATCTTCCAAATGATGAAAAAGCAAGTGCGGCAATGAGACCGTCTGCTACATTAAATGCAATTATCGGATAA
- the mdh gene encoding malate dehydrogenase, which yields MINKKVGIIGVGNVGSTLAYTLAHKGICSSIVLKDIRENVVEAMALDISQSANAAKSHTIVHAAKTGKDLKDCDIVVITAGVPRKPGMSRDDLLLTNAKIMKNVIEDIKTHAPFSIIIIVSNPLDAMVYTALKTSGFKKEQVVGMAGILDSARMSHFILEKVGFGAGQIESSVMGGHGDNMVPLPNYSTVAGVAITEILTQGEIEQIVEKTKNGGLQIVKLLETGSAYYAPAHATSLMVEAILDNKKKIYPCAVMLDGEYGYKNIVAGVPVMLGNKGVEKIMELKLDERQKELFENSIKSVKSLIEVLEERFF from the coding sequence TTGATTAATAAAAAAGTAGGAATTATAGGTGTTGGAAATGTGGGTTCCACCCTGGCATACACATTAGCCCACAAAGGAATATGTTCTTCTATCGTATTAAAAGATATCAGAGAGAATGTAGTAGAAGCGATGGCTTTAGATATCTCTCAATCCGCAAATGCCGCTAAATCACACACAATAGTACATGCAGCAAAAACAGGAAAAGACTTAAAAGACTGCGATATTGTTGTTATAACTGCAGGAGTTCCAAGAAAACCCGGTATGAGCAGAGATGATTTACTTCTGACAAATGCAAAAATCATGAAAAACGTAATTGAAGATATAAAAACTCATGCTCCTTTCTCAATAATAATAATTGTATCAAATCCTCTTGATGCAATGGTTTATACAGCTCTAAAAACCTCAGGTTTCAAAAAAGAGCAAGTAGTGGGAATGGCAGGAATTTTAGATAGTGCAAGAATGAGTCACTTTATTTTAGAAAAGGTTGGTTTCGGTGCAGGACAAATAGAATCTTCCGTAATGGGAGGACATGGAGATAATATGGTTCCTCTTCCAAACTATTCAACTGTTGCAGGTGTCGCAATTACTGAAATTCTGACTCAAGGAGAGATTGAACAAATTGTTGAAAAAACCAAAAACGGCGGTCTTCAAATTGTTAAACTTCTTGAAACAGGGTCAGCTTATTATGCTCCTGCTCATGCAACATCTCTTATGGTTGAAGCCATTTTAGATAATAAAAAGAAAATTTACCCTTGTGCTGTTATGCTTGACGGAGAATACGGATATAAAAATATAGTTGCAGGTGTTCCCGTAATGTTAGGAAATAAAGGTGTTGAAAAAATCATGGAATTAAAATTGGATGAAAGACAGAAAGAACTTTTTGAAAACTCGATAAAATCCGTAAAATCTTTAATTGAAGTATTAGAAGAGAGATTCTTCTAA
- a CDS encoding heavy-metal-associated domain-containing protein has protein sequence MKKTYQAENISCNNCANMIKASLTDDFGEIEVNLEATPKEVTLDIENDENEKKFISEMSELGFPIINK, from the coding sequence ATGAAAAAAACATATCAAGCAGAAAATATTTCATGCAATAACTGTGCAAATATGATAAAAGCTTCTTTAACTGACGACTTTGGAGAGATTGAAGTAAATCTTGAAGCTACACCTAAAGAGGTAACTTTAGATATAGAAAATGATGAAAATGAAAAAAAATTTATTTCTGAAATGTCTGAACTAGGATTCCCGATTATAAATAAATAA